CTCGGGAATCTCGACGCCGCGCGCGAGGCCTACGATGCCGTCGAGCTCGGAGAGTCGCACTCCACCGGAGGCGCCCGGAAGAACGGCGAGCCGCCTCCCCAGGATACGGACGTGCTCCCCCTGACCCGCCACGTCGAGGGCGCTCCGACGGGGCTCAAGACCGGCACCTGGCGCACGCAGGCTCCCCGGTACTCGGAGGGACTCGCCCCGTGCAGCGCGTGGTGCCCAGCGGGCAACGATGTCGTCGGGTTCGTGCAGGCGGTCGCTCGCGGAAGCGAAGAGGAGGCGGCGCGGATCCTCGCCGAGACCCAGCCGTTCCCCTCGATCTGCGGCCGCGTTTGCCCGGCGCCGTGCATGGAAGGGTGCAACCGCCGGCACTATGACGGCGCCGTCAACATCCGCGCGCTCGAGCGATGGGTCGGCGACCATGCGGGGCCGCTCGCGGGCGGCACGCGCGCGGGGACGTCCGGCAAGAGGGTCGCGATCGTGGGCAGCGGGCCCGCCGGTCTCGCCGCAGCGTACGATCTTGCGCGCGCCGGTCATGCGGTGGCCCTGTTCGAGGGCGAACGCGAGCTCGGCGGTGTTCTTCGTACGGGAATCCCGGCGTACCGGCTCCCGCGCGAGGTGCTCGATCGCGAGATCGCGGGGATCCTCGGCCTCGGCGTCGAAGTGCGCCGCGGCGCCTTCCTCACGTCCGGAGCCATCCACGATCTCATGGTGGCGCATCACGCCGTGATCCTCGCCTGTGGCCTGGCGCGGCCCTTCCGGCCCGAAGCGCCAGGCGCCACGCTCGACGGCATCGAGGAAGGGACGCGCTTCCTCCACCGCGTGAATCTGGAGCGCGGGGCGCGGCTGAGCGGCCACGTCCTCGTGCTGGGAGGCGGGAACACCGCCATCGATTGCGCCCGGAGCGCGCTGCGCTCCGGAGCCGCGCGCGTGGCCGTCGCATACCGGCGGACTCGAAGCGAGATGCCGGCCCTGCGCGAGGAGATCGAGGAGGCGGCGCGCGAGGGTGTCGAGTTCCTGTTCCAGCGCCAGGCGGTGCGGTTCCTTGGACGGCGGCGAGTCGAAGCGGTGGAGCTGGCGGAGGTCACGATGGGGGAACCCGACGCATCCGGACGGCGCCGGCCGATCGTGACCCGCCAGCGCTCCCGGCTCGAGTGCGACTCGGTGCTCCTCGGGCTGGGACAGTCCGCGGAGCATGCGCTCCTTCCCGCGGGATGGAGCCTCGTGGAAGGCCGCGTGCGCACGGATGCGGGACTCACGAAGCTGTTCCCGGCCGGGGACTTCCACACGGGCGAGGGGACGGTGGCCCATGCCATCGGCGACGGGAGGCGTGCCGCGCGCCGCGTGCGCGCGGCGCTGGGGGAGAAGGTCGCTCCATTCCTTCGCCCCGATCTCGCCAGCGCCGTGGCGGTCGAGCGGATTCGCATGGCGCATTTCGTGCCCGCTCCTCCGGCCCTGGATTCGCAGGTGCCGGTTTCCGAGCGCCTCGCGTCCTTCGCCGAGACCCATCGAGGCATCTCCGATGCGAGTGAGGCCGAACGTTGCTTCTCCTGCGGCCATTGCACGACCTGTGACACCTGCTTCGCCTACTGCCCCGAGGGGATCATTCGTCGCACCGCCCTTGGATACGAGATCGATCTGGACTTCTGCAAGGGCTGCGGGATCTGCGTCGCAGAATGCCCGCGAGGCGCCATGGAGATGATCCCGTCATGATGCAACTCATCAGCGCCAACCATGCTTCCGCCGCGGCGGTGACGCTCGCGGCGCGGGCCAACCGGAAGGGACGCGGCTTCTGCAGCGGCGTCTATCCCATCACCCCCCAGACCGAGTGCATCGAGCGGCTGTGCGAGGAGACGATCGAGAAGGGCTCGGTCGTACGCGTCGAGAGCGAGCACAGCGCGATGGCGGTCTGCATGGGAGCGTCCCTTGCCGGGGCCCGGTCGTTCACGGCCTCCTCGTCCAACGGTCTTGCGTACATGGCCGAGAACGTGTTCGCCGCGGGGTTCTTCCGGCTTCCGATCGTCATGATGGCGGTCAACCGGACGCTGGGGCCTCCCTGGAACATCTGGGTGGACCATGGCGACACGCTGATGCTGCGCGACAGCGGGTGGATCCAGATCTACTGCGAGGACAATCAGGAGGTTCACGACTCCATCCTCCTGGCGTACCGGCTCGCGGAAGACGAGCGGGTTCTCCTTCCGGTGATGGTCTGTCAGGACGCGTTCGTCCTCTCGCACACGCTCATGGCGACCGACATACCCGGCCAGCCCGCGGTGGATGCGTTCCTTCCGGCGCTGAACCTCCCGCATCGGCTGACGGAACGGCCGCGCGTCGTCGGAGGACTCGAGTTCCCTCACGAGACCGAGATGCACCGGAAGCAGCACATGGAGGCCATGGGCCGCGTGCCGGCCGTGTACGCGTCGGTTCAGGACGAGTTCGAGCGATGCTTCGGCCGCCGGCCGGCCGATCCGGTCGTGCCGTATCGGCTCGATGACGCGGACCTCGCGGTCGTGGCGATGGGAACGACATCCAGCACGGTGAGAGCGGCGGTGGACGAGCTGCGCGCCGAGGGGCTCCGTGCCGGATCGCTCCGCATCCGGATGTTCCGGCCCCTTCCCGAGGTGGCGCTCCGCTCGCGTCTGGCCGGGCGACGGAAGATCGCGGTCATCGATCGCGACGTCTGTCCCGGGCTCGGCGGGATCGTCTGGGGCGAGATCCGAGGGCTGGCCGATCCGGGCGCCGTCGTCCAGAGCTATCTGGTCGGGCTCGGTGGCGGAGACATCCGTCCGGAGCACATTCGCCGGATCTACGAGGATCTCGCGGCGCGAGACCGTGCCGGGGATCCCGTCTTCCTGGAGGCAGGCCGCTGATGAGAACCATCTCCGATCTCGAGTCGTTCGTCGGCGGCGATCGCTCCGAGCCCCTGCTGCGTCCGGGCAACACCAACTGCGGCGGGTGCGGGATGTCGATCGCGCTGAACATGCTCTCTCGCGCGATCGCCCAGCGGCCCGTCCAGATCGTGATTCCCGCCTGCTGCGGCATCGTGACGGCCGGGCCGTTCCCCTGGAGCGCCTACGGGGCGCCGGTCGTGGCGTCCACCTTCGCCGCGGCGGCCGCGGTCGCGACGGGCCTCGCTCGCGTGGCGGCCGCGAACGGCGAGAAGACCCGGATCCTCTGCTTCGCGGGGGACGGAGGAACGTACGACATCGGCATGGCCACGATCTCCGCCGCGGCGGAGCGGAACGAGGACCTTCTCTTCATCTGCTACGACAACGAGATCTACGGCAACACGGGAGGCCAGCGCTCCTCCGCCACGCCGCTCGGCGCCTCCACGACGACGACGCCGGAAGGAAAGCACGCTCCGAAGAAAGACATCCTCGGGATCATGGCGGCGCACCGGGTGCCCTATGCGGCGTCCGTCTCATTGGCCCACGCCGACGACATGATGCGGAAGCTCGAGGGGGCGCTGGATGCTCGCGGGTTCCGTTTCCTGCACATCCTTTCCCCGTGCCCGACGGGATGGAAGTCGGAGCCGTCGGAGGGGATCGAGCTCATTCGACTGGCCGTGGACTCGGGCCTCTATCCCGTGATCGAGATCACCAAGGGCCGCGACGTGCGGATCAACGTGGAGCCGTCCTTCTCCGAGGACGCTCTTCGCTCCTTCGTTCGCCGCCAGGGAAGGTTCGCCCGCTCGCAGGTCGAGGTCGAGGTAATCCAGGAAGGAATCCGATCCGAGTGGGAGAAGCTTCGCGCTGCCGCCGGCCCGCCGCGGCTGCCGTCGCCGCCCGGAGCTCGCATGGTCCCGGATCGGTTCGCGGTTCGATGAGAGAGTTCACCGGAAGGCGAAAGGAGTCCGTCATGTCGACCATCTTCGAGGATCGAATCGAAGAATCGGAGTTCTACTTCCTGGAGTCCAGCCGTCTCTCCTGGGAGCCGGCCGCCTCGGGCCCTGGCGAAACGCGCCGGCTCTATGTCGATCCTCTGGATCGCATCGAGGCGCGGCTGGTTCGATTTCCGGCAGGGAGCGTCACCGGCGGCGCTCCGGAGCTCCTGGGACAGGAAGTCTACGTCGTGGCGGGCGAGTTCGAGGCCGATGGCGAGAGTCTGAAGGAAGGAGACTTCCACATGGCCGTCGGCGCCTCGGTGAGCGGGCAGACCCGAGACGGGTGCGTCCTGTTCACGTTAAGGGAGCTCTGCATCTCGGCGGGAACGGGCGAAGCGCCCGACGTGGGAACGATGGCCAACGCGGCCACGATCCGCGTCACCGACCGCCGGTGGACGGACACCGGACCCGGCATGCGCTACAAGCGGCTGGCGCAGGATCCCGTGCACCACATCGAGATCACCCTGGTCCAGATGGACCCGGGGGCAAGCTATCCGGCACACCGGTACGTCGGCGCCGAGGAGCTATTCGTCGTTCGTGGCGACTGTGTCTGTGAGGGGCACCGGCTGGCCGACGGGGACTATCACCGCTCCGTCGCGGGGGCCGCTCACCGTCCCGTGGCCAGCGAGAACGGTTGCGAGTTCATCCTGATCCGCCACGGCATGCCGGACTAGCGGTCGCGGTGGTCCGCAGGGATCCTACGAAGCCTCGGACTTCTCGGGGGGTGCTAACCCAGGCTCCGCGGCTTCCACCTGCTCCGTGGCTTCCGCTCTCGGCGTGTCTTCGGCCAGCTCCGTGGCTTCCGCAAGCTCCGCGGCTTCCGCAAGCTCCGCGGCTTCCGCTTGGGGACTCTCTTCCTGGGGTCGTCTTCGCGCGAGCCGCGCCTCGCGCTTCTCGAGCGCCTTCGCGAGGCGCTTCTGTTCCTTCTGCCGCTTGAGGAAGGAAGGTCTTCGACTATTCGCCACCCATTCTCCTTTGAGTCGGCTGCATCGAGGTGCTCATAGCTTCTTGCTCAGAATGGCTGCAGCGATCCACTCCGACGTTCGGTCCCCACGATTGTACCGCATTCACGCGGCAAAAACCGCAGCCCTTCGGGCAGGCGTACTTCGGGGATGGGCCGGCCTCACGGCCGCGATTCGGTGGGGGACCGTCCTTGCCGCGGACCGGCCAGTCTGGACGATTCAGGAGTACCGATGACGCTGCAGCGCTGGATGCTCCCGTGTCACCGGGTCAAGCCGGAGCAGAACGCTCCGAACAGCACCCCTGCGAAGAGCAAACTCAGCAGGATGATCGGGAGACCGGCCAGGAGCAACACCACCACGACGTTCTTTCCCATGCCGTGCAACATGGGCCGCCTCCATGAGTCGTCCGGCGTCGGGCGGTCGAGTTCAGGGCCCCATTGCCCCCATCCTCGAGATGCCGTCCACACGCGACGGCTCGCGTTCCGGACAACTCATGCAGCATCGCCCGTGCCCGGGCGCCTCGGCCAGGCGCAAGCTGCGACGCCGCGAGGAGTTCGGCGGGGTCGGAACGAGGTGCCCTCCGTGCCGTGGGGCCGGCTCCACCTGCCAAGCTGGCAGAAGGGCTGTCCGGTTGGCAGGGTGCGAGCGTGGGCGGAGGTCGAGGACCGATGGAGTCCGGCTGGGTTACGCTTGAAGCACAGCGCGCACCTGGTTCGGATGAGGAGCGAAGGATGCTTGCACGGCACAATCTCGTCGGCGTCGCGGTCGCGGTTCTCCTGGGTTGCGGATCGGGTCCATCCCCCGCGAACGCCGCCATCTGGATCACGCGCGCGGAAGTTCGCGCGCTCCCCATGTCGGGCCCGGCCTGGCAGGCGGTCAAGAAGGCGGCCGATCGGTCGGCCAAGCGCCCGAAACTGAGAAACAAGAACGACGACAGCGACGTGATCACGCTCGCGAAAGCGCTGGTGTACGTCCGCACCGGGATCCAGCAGTACCGTACGGAAGTGCGCCGCAGCTGCCTGGCGGCGATCGACACCGAGGTCGGTGGGACCTCGCTCGCGCTGGCCAGGAATCTCTCCGGGTACGTCATCGCGGCGGAGCTCGTCGGGCTCGAGCCATCCGAGGACGCGAGGTTCCGCGGATGGCTCCGCCGAACGCTGACCCGAGTCTGCTCGGACGGCCGCACGTTGCGATCGACTCACGAGGGCCGGCCCAACAACTACGGGACGCATGCGGGAGCGAGCCGGGCCGCCGTGGCGGTCTATCTGGGAGACTCGAAAGAGCTGGCGCGAACCGCCGCCGTGTTCCGGGGCTGGCTTGGAGACCGCACCGCGTACGCCGGATTCAAATACGGCGATCTCTCCTGGCAGTGCGACCCGGCCAGGCCCGTGGGTATCAATCGGCGTGGTTGCGTGAAGAATGGAGTGCTGCTCGACGGAGCCCTGCCGGAAGAAATGCGCCGGGGCGATTCATTCGAATGGCCCCCGGATCGTGGCGACGCCGTGAACTACAGCTGGGAGGCCATTCAGGGCGCGCTCGTGCAGGCCGAGATCCTGCGCCGCCAGGGATATGACACCTGGAACTGGCAGAACCAGGCGCTTCGGCGAATGATCCAGTTCCTGTACAACCTGCATCGCCAGTTCGGCGGATGGTGGGCCACCGGCGACGACACGTGGGCGCCCTGGCTGGTCAATCGGGTTTACGGCACCCAATTTCCAGCGACCTCACCCGCGCGCCCTGGGAAGAACATGGGATGGACCGACTGGACGCACCGGTGAGGGCGGGAAGGAACGGTGCGGTTCCGATGCCTGAGGGCGTTTCCCGAGTACGGTAAGGGGGAGCGCGCCGCCCTGGAACGGGGTGACGCGCTTCCGTCCTGCGTCTTCGAGACCACCTACGGAGCACGGGATGTCCCAGGTCGAGCGATCCGCACGATTCCTTCATGGGTTTGCGCTGTTGCTCAGCGCGCTGTGGCTCGGCATTTCGCCGGACGGGGCAGCGTCA
This region of Candidatus Eisenbacteria bacterium genomic DNA includes:
- a CDS encoding thiamine pyrophosphate-dependent enzyme, translating into MRTISDLESFVGGDRSEPLLRPGNTNCGGCGMSIALNMLSRAIAQRPVQIVIPACCGIVTAGPFPWSAYGAPVVASTFAAAAAVATGLARVAAANGEKTRILCFAGDGGTYDIGMATISAAAERNEDLLFICYDNEIYGNTGGQRSSATPLGASTTTTPEGKHAPKKDILGIMAAHRVPYAASVSLAHADDMMRKLEGALDARGFRFLHILSPCPTGWKSEPSEGIELIRLAVDSGLYPVIEITKGRDVRINVEPSFSEDALRSFVRRQGRFARSQVEVEVIQEGIRSEWEKLRAAAGPPRLPSPPGARMVPDRFAVR
- a CDS encoding FAD-dependent oxidoreductase, which encodes LGNLDAAREAYDAVELGESHSTGGARKNGEPPPQDTDVLPLTRHVEGAPTGLKTGTWRTQAPRYSEGLAPCSAWCPAGNDVVGFVQAVARGSEEEAARILAETQPFPSICGRVCPAPCMEGCNRRHYDGAVNIRALERWVGDHAGPLAGGTRAGTSGKRVAIVGSGPAGLAAAYDLARAGHAVALFEGERELGGVLRTGIPAYRLPREVLDREIAGILGLGVEVRRGAFLTSGAIHDLMVAHHAVILACGLARPFRPEAPGATLDGIEEGTRFLHRVNLERGARLSGHVLVLGGGNTAIDCARSALRSGAARVAVAYRRTRSEMPALREEIEEAAREGVEFLFQRQAVRFLGRRRVEAVELAEVTMGEPDASGRRRPIVTRQRSRLECDSVLLGLGQSAEHALLPAGWSLVEGRVRTDAGLTKLFPAGDFHTGEGTVAHAIGDGRRAARRVRAALGEKVAPFLRPDLASAVAVERIRMAHFVPAPPALDSQVPVSERLASFAETHRGISDASEAERCFSCGHCTTCDTCFAYCPEGIIRRTALGYEIDLDFCKGCGICVAECPRGAMEMIPS
- a CDS encoding alginate lyase family protein, whose translation is MLARHNLVGVAVAVLLGCGSGPSPANAAIWITRAEVRALPMSGPAWQAVKKAADRSAKRPKLRNKNDDSDVITLAKALVYVRTGIQQYRTEVRRSCLAAIDTEVGGTSLALARNLSGYVIAAELVGLEPSEDARFRGWLRRTLTRVCSDGRTLRSTHEGRPNNYGTHAGASRAAVAVYLGDSKELARTAAVFRGWLGDRTAYAGFKYGDLSWQCDPARPVGINRRGCVKNGVLLDGALPEEMRRGDSFEWPPDRGDAVNYSWEAIQGALVQAEILRRQGYDTWNWQNQALRRMIQFLYNLHRQFGGWWATGDDTWAPWLVNRVYGTQFPATSPARPGKNMGWTDWTHR
- a CDS encoding cupin domain-containing protein → MSTIFEDRIEESEFYFLESSRLSWEPAASGPGETRRLYVDPLDRIEARLVRFPAGSVTGGAPELLGQEVYVVAGEFEADGESLKEGDFHMAVGASVSGQTRDGCVLFTLRELCISAGTGEAPDVGTMANAATIRVTDRRWTDTGPGMRYKRLAQDPVHHIEITLVQMDPGASYPAHRYVGAEELFVVRGDCVCEGHRLADGDYHRSVAGAAHRPVASENGCEFILIRHGMPD
- the porA gene encoding pyruvate ferredoxin oxidoreductase, whose amino-acid sequence is MMQLISANHASAAAVTLAARANRKGRGFCSGVYPITPQTECIERLCEETIEKGSVVRVESEHSAMAVCMGASLAGARSFTASSSNGLAYMAENVFAAGFFRLPIVMMAVNRTLGPPWNIWVDHGDTLMLRDSGWIQIYCEDNQEVHDSILLAYRLAEDERVLLPVMVCQDAFVLSHTLMATDIPGQPAVDAFLPALNLPHRLTERPRVVGGLEFPHETEMHRKQHMEAMGRVPAVYASVQDEFERCFGRRPADPVVPYRLDDADLAVVAMGTTSSTVRAAVDELRAEGLRAGSLRIRMFRPLPEVALRSRLAGRRKIAVIDRDVCPGLGGIVWGEIRGLADPGAVVQSYLVGLGGGDIRPEHIRRIYEDLAARDRAGDPVFLEAGR